The Rhipicephalus sanguineus isolate Rsan-2018 chromosome 7, BIME_Rsan_1.4, whole genome shotgun sequence genome includes a window with the following:
- the LOC125759162 gene encoding uncharacterized protein LOC125759162, whose amino-acid sequence MAENSKGASKNVPERKASPGSIPLTSSSSDHQARRASVQKGESKSPTGGAHVTADVKQPGSSDAVPATSPSHHQETVSYTSSDITSPPYDALTKTPTSPFSAVGSGISSLRSPESPSCISDAERRLADLTVLRGRKLPLSESELPMSPMVERDRRSSKGRRVSIDMLPTIDLISPRSALRSPVPEVKSPTEETPATGESTIFETPENAQLFANM is encoded by the exons ATGGCCGAAAATAGCAAGGGTGCGTCTAAAAATGTTCCTGAGCGAAAGGCCAGCCCTGGAAGCATTCCGCTGACGTCATCTTCAAGCGACCATCAAGCTCGGCGGGCTTCGGTGCAGAAAGGAGAGAGCAAGAGCCCGACCGGCGGTGCCCATGTTACTGCTGACGTCAAACAGCCTG GCTCTTCTGACGCCGTGCCTGCGACGAGCCCGTCTCATCACCAGGAGACCGTTTCATACACTTCATCCGACATAACTTCTCCGCCGTATGACGCCTTGACCAAGACACCGACGAGCCCATTCTCTGCCGTTGGATCAGGGATCTCCTCGCTGAGAAGCCCCGAATCACCGAGTTGCATTTCCGACGCTGAACGTCGA CTGGCCGACCTGACAGTGCTCAGGGGTCGCAAGTTGCCCCTGAGTGAGAGCGAGCTGCCAATGAGCCCCATGGTGGAGCGAGATCGAAGGTCGTCCAAGGGAAGGAGGGTGTCCATCGACATGCTACCCACCATCGACCTCATCTCTCCGCGGAGCGCGCTCCGCTCACCCGTGCCCGAGGTGAAGTCGCCGACCGAAGAGACGCCCGCCACCGGTGAGTCAACAATCTTCGAGACGCCAGAAAATGCGCAACTCTTTGCAAATATGTAA